From the Diachasmimorpha longicaudata isolate KC_UGA_2023 chromosome 15, iyDiaLong2, whole genome shotgun sequence genome, the window gtacatttgcaaaagtacgaacggagccccccccgtcactcaaacccccagatctgagcctctactttggtctatcctctttggtgcCACGCTTTGAAATAGATAATTTCCGGGTTGATGGATGATGCCCTCTTTTATCTTCTGGAGGAATCCCATTTGAAATTTGCGGTTTCTTTGCTACAACCGTAGCAATGAATGTGtttgaaatatcaaaaatgttttgaaaaCAAGTTTTACAAATTGGGACTGTTTCACCCTTGACAGAGCCTGAATATTTCAGAGagatattatttgtttatttaacaaagaaaaaaataaataacgggTTTATTTGTTTCGTCATCGACATTTTTCGGCAAGTCTTTGGCATTTGTGGAGTTACAAATCTGCTTTCTCACACTCTTTGTTATACAGTCATCTTTTGATTCTTCCGTGGCAGTCCCTTGTCGCTTAATTTTAGCTAAAAgagaacaaaatttattgacgTAGATtgtctctgaaaaaaaatcatttttcatggcCATTACCAACTGAATGAGGAATACCTCTACGTTCTTTTGCACGTGTTTTGCTAGGCGGTGCTGATAATTTGTTACAATATTTCTCCTTACGGAACTCGGTCTCGCTGTCACTGTCACCGATATCATCTGTCAGttgcgattaaaaaattacaagtaATCTGAATTTCTTTGGAATCGACGCATAAATTTAACCAACTATCAAGGTATTAAGCCCTCCATTGGCAAacaaaatttctcaatttcaaataaattccttTACTCTCaggattgatttttcatttttacaacaaatcaaatatttaaaatcatAACATTcagaaataatcaattttataattgagTGAATAAtctgcaaataaaaaatggaatcattgaagtaaattaaaataacttACCTCTCAAAGTTTTGACTTTAGGTTCCTTTGTCTTCATTTTCTTATGCATTTTCACCGCAACGACGTTTGCACTCGGGCAATATATGTACATACAACTGACCTCCCGCCGTGAGGAGGGATATTATATAGGAATGAAATCATTCGTAACACATAATGTTATTGGTCCTCGGGTGTGGGTGGTCTTGTACGCAACGGACAGGGGTAGTAGAATTTTGTCATAGTTATAGgggatttgcaatttttcacgTAAATTATTGAGTGTCGATTGTTTTATCCCCACGTAATATTCCTAGTAGAGAACAGAAAAACCTCGATAGAGCGGATATTCCCTCTCCTCCTTTTTGGCGCTGACTCTATTTATTTTGCAAACATTGCCCGTTTTTTATGGCGGGTTATAATTCGTGATTgatgataatattttattaccaTCAACCAGATTAGTAGATCTCATTGAGTGGGAGATAAACCGATTGAACTACTGTCCCGGAATTCCTAACGAATTATTGTTGATTTGTTTGAGTAAATTGTCAAGTGCTGGATTTGAACCAGGTCTGTTTCGAGCGGCTTGTTTTCAGAGGCAAGCACGCAACGAACTACGCCAAGAATCGCTTTAAGTTGATTTCAAACAATGAAGCAAGTCGTGTAAAAATAgtaagataagtcaacttatccttTCCCAGCAACTCAAACTCGAAGGATATATCAACTTATCTTCATTTGCGCTGTCATAATTTCACTTATCCTCCTCATTTTTGTTCGATACTGgcaccaaaaattaattttcagctaAATCCTTTTGTGAGGACCTCCGGAACAATGTTATGcttcaatttaaacaaaaaacccattttcaaaaaaaatgcacttatcctaggttaccacttcgctacagaattataattcatgaaatgtaattttcgatttttaaacGGGAAGATACCATTTTGAATCCGCAAATTGTGAATTACTATTCCGGCAATTTTAATGTGAAGAAAAGTGAATTACGCGTTTTGAGACGTAAAATACAACTTCGTTATTTACGGTTTTTTTCCCGTAATTTACGAAACCTCACTGACCCAAAATTCTTGATTGGTATTaggagtgtgaataagtcgttcccgttttttttcaaattttgagcctttattttgaaaaaatggttacaaatgaattattgaaagtattggccatcgtcttcttgcgtttgacacgaatcttcatcaagcaaagtcgccaattcttgatcttcaaagatttgcggccgcccggaacgcttcttgtcttccacgtcgaaatcaccactttcgaagcgtcgaaaccatccgcgaacacttgaatcatcgacacaaccttctccataagcttcctgaagcaatcgatgcg encodes:
- the LOC135169827 gene encoding uncharacterized protein LOC135169827 isoform X1, which gives rise to MYIYCPSANVVAVKMHKKMKTKEPKVKTLRDDIGDSDSETEFRKEKYCNKLSAPPSKTRAKERRGIPHSVAKIKRQGTATEESKDDCITKSVRKQICNSTNAKDLPKNVDDETNKPVIYFFLC
- the LOC135169827 gene encoding uncharacterized protein LOC135169827 isoform X2, which translates into the protein MYIYCPSANVVAVKMHKKMKTKEPKVKTLRDDIGDSDSETEFRKEKYCNKLSAPPSKTRAKERRAKIKRQGTATEESKDDCITKSVRKQICNSTNAKDLPKNVDDETNKPVIYFFLC